From the Ensifer adhaerens genome, the window CCACGCCGCCGAAGGCCGAGATGACGGGACCGACCGACATGACGAGCCCGACCATCGCCGCATCGAGCCCCAGCCCGCGCGACAGATAAAACGGCCCGACCACCAGCGTCGCCATCATCACGGTCGAGACCAGCGCATTGGTCGAAATCCCCAGGCTCAGCGTCGGCTCACGAAACATCGCCAGCCGGATGAGTGGCGAGCCTACCTTCGTCTCGACCAGCAGGAACAGCCCAAGGCCGATGGCAGCCGCCAGGAGCAGCGCGACATTCAGAACGCCGAAGCTGCCGCGCCCCGCCGTCATCGCCAGCGCATAGGCGCCGAGCGAAAGCGCAAGCAGCAGCGTGCCGGCCAGATCGAAGCGCGGGCGCTCCCTGCCCTTGAGGCTTCGGTCTGCGGGCAGATACCGATGGGCAAGCACGAGCGCCAGGAGCCCCAGCGGCACGTTGACGAGGAAGATCGTCCGCCAGCCGGGGCCGGCAATCAGCGCGCCGCCGAGCGATGGCCCGAGCGCGGTGCCGATGGCCGACATGGTGCCGAGCAGGCCCATGGCGCTGCCGGTCTTCTCCTTCGCCACGGCCTCGCCGACAAAGGCCATGGTCAGCGCCATCATGATCGCCGCGCCGATCCCCTGCACCGCCCGTGCCGCGATCAGCAGCGCAAGGCTCGGCGTCAGGCCGCAAAGGACCGAGGCTGCGGTAAAGAGCGCGATGCCGGCAAGAAGCAGCCGCCGCCGGCCGACGATATCGCCGAGCCGCCCGACGCTTACGATCAGCGTGGTGATGGCAAGCAGATAGGCGAGCACCACCCATTGCACCGCCTGAAACGACGCGCCGAAGGCATCCGCCAGCGCCGGAAGCGCCACATTGGCGCTGCTGGTGCCAAGCGAAGAGAGCAGCATCGATAGCGACAGGCTGGCGAGCACCCAGCGAACCGGTGCGGCGGCGGGAGCGATGGCAGTCTTCGTGACGCTCATCGGCCACCTCCCGCGCGCGAGGCTTCGCGACGCCCGTTCCTGGCGCAAGAAATGGCGTTAAAACAAAGAGATATAGCGCCGTCATGAATCAAGATATGCGGCAATTGCTTCCGGTCAGACCGGGAAATCGGGGATGGTGCCGCATGCGTAAGCAGGTATGGGATCATCGGAAAACCCTCCAATTCGGTTCTCCGAAAAAATAGGCCCCGGCCGTACATGGCGGAAGGCGCAGCATTTGCACTTCATTCGTGCGTTCAACGCCACATCTGACATGAACTCATGTTATGAAGGACGATGACCAGACCGGATCTCAACCTGCTCGTGACCCTCGATGTGCTGCTTTCGGAAGGCAGCGTCGCCCGCGCCGCCCGGCGCCTGCAGCTCAGCCCCTCGGCCATGAGCCGGGCGCTGGCAAGGCTACGGGAGGCTACCGGCGATCCGCTCCTGGTGCGCGCCGGCCGCGGCCTCGTCCCCACACCACGGGCGCTGGAACTTCGCGGCCGCGTCGGCCCACTGGTGGAAGCGGCCGAAGCCTGCCTCCGCCCCGCCGAGAACCTCGACCTGAAGACGCTCACCCGCACCTTCACGCTCAGGAACCGCGAAGGTTTCGTCGAAAATTTCGGTCCTGATCTGATTGCCCGCGTCGGCGCCGAAGCCCCCGGCGTGCGCCTCCGCTTCGTGCAGAAGCTCGACCGGGACAGCAGTCCCTTGCGCGAAGGCGGCGTCGACCTCGAAACCGGTGTTGTCGGCGACATGACCGGCCCGGAACTTCGCGCCCAGGCCCTTTTCCACGACCGTTTCGTCGGGGTGATCCGCCCCGGCCATCCGCTGGCATCGGGCGAAATCACAACCGCCCGCTACGCTAAAGCCCGCCACGTCCAGATCTCGCGCCGTGGCAACGACACCGGCCCGATCGACACCGCCCTTCAGGCGGTCGGTCTCAGCCGTCAGATCGCAGCCTCCGTCGGCAGCTTCTCCGAGGCGTTAGCGCTCGCCCGCGCCACGGATCTCGTCGCCAGCGTGCCCGAACGCTACACCGGAACGCTGCGCCAAGACCTCGTCACCTTCCCGCTCCCCGTCGCGCTCCCCGAAATCACCATCTCGCTGCTCTGGCACCCGCGCCTGGATGCGGATCCGGCGCACAGGTGGTTAAGGGCGTGCGTGCGGGAGGTGTGCACCACGTAAGGTCCCGCTTACGTCCGGAGCAAAATGCCAGCCCCGTGGACTGACACCATCCGCGATGCGCCGCGCCGGAGACCTGCAGGGCCATGTCCGCCGCTGTTGCCTATGGCAGGCCATCGCGGTATCAGCCCAATCCCGGCCGCGAAGCGCCGCCTCGCCAGCGCAAGTCAAACCCGCACAGGAGAACGCGATGTTCGACCACGTCAAATTCGGTGTCCGCGACTATGCGGCAAGCCTCGACTTCTACCTGAAGGCGCTCGAACCGCTCGGCGTCTCCGTGGTCGATCATGGCGCCCACGGCGTGGAAATGAGCACGGACGGCAAGTCGTCGCTGTGCCTCTACCAGACCGAAGAAACGCCGGCGCACCTTCACCTCGCCTTCATGGCCGCGACCCGGCAGCAGGTCGACGCCTTCTACCAAGCAGCCCTTGCGGCCGGCGGCAAGGACAACGGCGCCCCCGGCCTGCGCCCGCGCTACCACGCCAACTATTACGCCGCCTTCGTCCTCGATCCGGACGGGCACAATATCGAGGCCGTCTGCCACGAGGCTGAGGCCTAAGCCTCGCGGACAGCGGCACCTGAGGCGCTCATGCGCTTTCCGAAAGGGACCCCTTGGCGACTGCCGGTGCCGCCTCGTACCAGCCCTTCGACCTGTTCACGATCCAGACGACCGACAGCATTACCGGCACCTCGATGAGCACCCCGACGACGGTGGCAAGCGTCGCGCCCGACTGGAAGCCAAAGAGGCTGATGGCAGCGGCAACGGCGAGCTCGAAGAAATTCGATGCTCCGATGAGGGCCGAGGGGCCGGCCACGCAATGCTTCTCGCCTGACAGGCGATTGAGCAGATAGGCCAGCCCGGCGTTGAAATAGACCTGTATGAGGATCGGCACTGCCAAAAGAGCAATGATGGTCGGCTGTGCGATGATCTGTTCGCCCTGAAAGCCGAACAGCAGCACCAGTGTCGCAAGCAGGGCGACCAGCGATATCGGCTGAACCTTCGCGAGGAACCGATCGAGACCTGACGACGATTCACCTACCTTGAGGTACTTGCGAAGCATCTGCGCGACGATCACAGGAACGACGATGTAGAGCACGACGGACAGGGTCAAGGTCGCCCATGGGACGGTAATCGCAGAGAGCCCGAGCAGAAGTCCGACGATCGGCGCGAAGCCGACGATCATGATCGCATCGTTGAGCGCCACCTGGGACAGGGTGAACAGCGGGTCGCCGCGCGTCAGGTTCGACCACACGAAAACCATCGCCGTACACGGTGCAGCCGCAAGGATGATCAGTCCGGCGATGTAGGAGTCGATCTGATCCGCAGGCAACAGCGGACGGAACAGCCAGCCGACGAACAACCAGCCAAGCAGCGCCATCGAAAACGGCTTGATCGCCCAATTGATGAAGAGCGTCACGCCGATGCCGCGCCAGTGGCGCCCCACCCCTGAAAGCGACTGGAAATCGATCTTCACCAGCATCGGGATGATCATGAGCCAGATGAGGGTCGCGACCGGGATGTTGACCTTCGCGATCTCTGCCGCGCCGATGGCCTGAAACACGCCGGGCAGGAGATGGCCAAGCGCGATACCAACGACGATGCAGACGGCAACCCACAGGGTCAGATAGCGCTCGAAGGCCGACATCACGAAGCACTCCGGCCGGTCGAGCCTTCCATGCCACCGATCTCGCGAAGCTGGCGCTCCAGCGCCATGCGATCGATCGAAGCCATCGGCAGGTTGATGAAAGCCGCAATCCGGTTCTTCAGGAATTTTGCGGCCTTCGCAAAAGCCTGTTGAATTTCGGCCTCGGTTCCTTTGACCTCGGCCGGGTCCTCGATACCCCAATGGGCGGTCATCGGATGGCCGATCCAGACCGGGCAAGCCTCGCCGGCCGCGCTGTCGCAAACCGTAAAGATGAAATCCATCCGTGGAGCATCAGCGCCGGAAAACACGTCCCAACTCTTCGAGTGCAGCCCGCCCGTCGGATAGCCGAGAGCGTCGAGTTCAAGGATGGCGTGCGGATTGACCTGCCCCTTCGGCTGGCTACCGGCCGAAAAGGCGCGGAAACGGTCCTTTCCCTCCTTGTTGAGGATGGCTTCGCCAAGAATGGAACGCGCGGAATTGCCCGTGCAAAGGAAGAGCACGTTGTAAACACGATCAGACATGGGTGTCCCTTTAGGTGGAGTGCTCGGGGAGAACGAGCTTCATCAAGGTTGCTGACGACGGGCAGAGCGAGGACGCCTGCCGGGTATTGAGAATTTCCGCCGGGGCCTCCGAACGCTCGATGCATCTGAAGCCGAGACGCTCGAAGAACGGCACCGCCGTTTCCGTGAGCAGAAACACCGATCTCATCGCGAACCGATAGCCGTGCCCGAACATGAGAGGTGGCAATCGGCTTCCGATACCGCGCCCTTGGTATTCCGGCAGGACGACGAGGGAACGCAGCAACGTATGCTGGCCACTCTGTTCCATACCGCCGTATCCGACGACCTTGCCGTGCGAATTGAAGGCAAAGAACTGACGTCCCTCCTCTTCAAGATCATCAACTGGAAGGTTTGCCGCCATCAATGCGGTCCGCAGCCCGGGGTCGCTTCCGGGAATGGGGTGCAAGTAGAGCTCTATCATCCTTTGGCCCCTGAAGGCGCACAACATGGCGCCACGGCGACCGCAGGCGCGCAAATCTCCGGATGCCCGCCGCAGCAGTCTTCCATGAGGAAACGGACCAGACCGCCGAGCGCATCGTAGTCTGCGCGATATATGATTGAACGGGATTCCCGTTGTTGCGTGATCAGGCCTGCCCGCTCCAATTCCTTGAGATGAAAGGAAATGTTCGAAGGCGACACCTCCACCCTTTCCGCCAGAGCACCCGCTGCCATACCGTCCGCGCCGGCGATGACCAGCAGACGGACGATCTGTAGGCGAGTCTCCTGCGAAAGCGCTCCGAAGGCAGAGAGGGCTTGACGCTCATCCATATTTCAATAATCCTTGAATCGTTGAAATGAGGATTAACCCAGATGAATGTTCTCGACAAGCCCAAAATCAGCGACCACGACCTCAACCTTTCCGACTTGCTCAGCGCGCTCCGGATCGCCGGGGATTTGCCGCTCGTATTTCACTACGATGGGCGTCAGGTGAAATCCGGCTACCATGTGACAGAGGTTAAGGCTGGCCAGTTCTCGGCCCTCGATTGTGCCGCCAATCCGGAGGCCTGGTCCGAGATCTTCGTGCAGCTATGGGATGTTGAGGAAGCCCGTCGAACGCACCTTTCCGCCGGAAAATTCTCGGCCATCGTCCGCAAGGTTTCCGAACACGTTCGCCTTAATGCCACGGCCCGCCTTACCTTCGAGGTCAGCGACGGCGTGCGTCCGATGCAGCTCTACTGCGCCGATGCTCCTGTCGTGAATGATGGCAGCATTCACGTTCACCTGGTGCCGAGGCCTGCCAGCTGCAAGCCGCGAGATCGCTGGCTTGCCGAAACCAGCCGCCCGACGGCATGTTGCGCGCCCAAAGCTTCGCCCGGCGCTTGCTGCGCTTGAGGCGATCCGCCACGGATGGACGGGGGGTCGTACCCGGGCCCGCCGGCCAGGCGAAACATTCGGTAGCAACAACCACCAGACCTGAGGCGCCCCCACCACATTCGTCGAGATGGCCGAACTGCCGGGCACCTCGGCGCGACGCCGGCGCGCAAGGAGTTTTTCGAAGCCCTCGTTTCGACCGGCATCATCGGCGGGCACGACCACGAGCTTGAGCCGGTGCGGTCGTCGGCTGATTGGGCGTATCGGCGGTCGAGGTGGCTTAAGGATCGGTCGCTTGCTACTTCCGGACCTCGATCACAAGCGGATAGCCCTCGTCGTCCCACTCCAGAAATCCGCCGGCAAAATAGTAGACATGCGTGTAGCCCCAGGCGATCGCCTTGGCCGACGCATAGGCGGCATGGGTGCAGTTTCGGCCCTGACAATAGAAGGCGACCTCGTCCGCCTTCCCCGCCACCTTGGCGAGGCTTTCCTTCGACAATCCGGTCAGGAGCGACAGGTTGACGGCCTTGGGGAGATGGCCATTGTCATAGGTGAGCGGCGCCCGCACATCGATGAAGGTCACGCCGCGCGCAAGCAGTGCCTTTACTTCCGCCACGTCGACCTTGATCGTTCGCTCGACGCTCAGTTCACCCTTCGCCATCGTCATGAGCTTGGCATAGTCGTCGAAGGCAAGGTCCGTGCCGGCGCCTTCAGGTAATCCGGCCTTGCGGAGCCCCTCCTGCAGCAGCGCGATGTAGGGCCTGTGGTAGCTGAACGCGCTGCCATACCAGTCATAGGCGCTTTCCTGGACGGTGAGCGGATCTCCCAAAGAGGACGCCGCCAGTTTGTTGTACTGGTCGGTCAGCCCCTGAATGTCGCCCGTGCGGCCGAGCTGTCCGTAGGCCGATATCAGCGTTGCATAGTCCCCCAAGAGGTCGGACCTTTTTCCGATCACCCGCTCGAAGGCGTCGGCGGCCTCGTCGTATTTGCCTTGAGAAAACAGCGAGACCGCGAGCATGCGCAGCGTTGCCCGGGCCGGATGGGGATCGAACCGCATTGCCAGGCGCGCCTCCTGTTCCGCCTCCGGCGCGCGTCCCGTCGCGTTGAGGATCCGCGCCATGCCGACATGGTTGTCGGGATCATTCGGCGCCAGCTTCATCGCCCGGTCGATGGCCGCGAAGGCTTCGTCATAACGCCCCTGCTGCGCAAGCACCTGCGCCGAGACGGCATAGGCAAGCGGCGTCGGCCGCTCCATCGCCTTCGCCAGGTTCCTGGCAAGGTTCCTGGACGCGGCTTCCCTGCGGGAAAAATCCCAGGACAGAATGCTCGCCCGCCAGTTTGCCGCCGCCAGCGACGCGTAGGCGCGGCTATAGTCCGGATCGAGAATGATCGCCTTCTGGAAGAATGCGGAAGCTGCGACCGTTTCAGCTTCGCTGTCCCGGCGCAGGTGCTCCCAGCCGCGCAACAAGGTATCGTAGGCCTGCGGGTTGGTCGTTTCCGGCACCGCAGCCACGCTTTTCTCGGCACTCGTCAGCTTCACGGACAGCGTCGAGACGATCTGTCCGATCACCTTGTCCTGCAGGCCGAACACGCCGCTCATTTCGCCATCGTAGCGCTCGGCCCAGAGGTGGTGCCCGTCGATCGCGTCGATCAACTGGGCATTGACCCGGACATGGCTCCCCTCGCGACGCACGCTGCCCTCGAGGATGTAGTGCACCCCCAGTTCCTCGGCCACCTGCTGCGCCTTCGTGGGCTTGCCCTTGTAGGCAAAGGTCGAGTTGCGCGCGATCACGAAGATGCCCGACAGCTTTGAAAGTTCGGTGATCAGGTCGTCGGTCATCCCGTCGACGAAATAGGTCTGCCCCGCATCGGAGCTGAGATTTTCGAAGGGCAGGACCGCGATCGACGGCGTTTGCGGCAGCGCCAGGGCCGTCCCTGCAACCGAGGCGGCGTCGGCGCTTTCGCGCCTCTGCGCCAGCCACGTCGCCGAAGCGGCTATGAGCATCAGGAGGACCAAGGCGGCCGCAACTCTCCAGCCGTAAAGGCTCTTCAGGTTGAAGCGCCTAGGCAGGGTCCCTCCCTCAAACCGCACCCGGTAGACGCGGACGGGCCGCTGGATGTTCTTCACGTGGTGCTCGCCGATGAATTCCAGCGGCAATTCGAACTTGCCCTGCAGGTGGTCGAAGGCAGTGCCGGATATGAACAATCCTCCAGGCTCGCACATCTGCTCGAGGCGGGCCGCGACGTTGACGCCATCGCCGAGCAGATCATCCCCGTCGACGACGACATCGCCGAGATTGATGCCCATGCGCAGCAGAAGCCGATGCTCCGGCCGAGCCTCCGTTTGGCGAGCGGCAACCTCATTCTGTGACGCGACGGCACAGGCGACGGCGTCGACGACGGAGCCGAACTCAACGATCGCACCGTCGCCCATGAGTTTGACGATGCGTCCGTGATAGTCTTCCCTGAGAGGATCGAAGATTTCGCAACGCCACGCCTTGATGGCCGCGAGCGTCCGGGCCTCGTCCGCCTCCATCAGTCGCGAGTAACCAACGATGTCCACGGCAAGAATTGCCACCAGCCGTCGTTCTGCGCGAACTGCTTCCATGACCACCTCTCCCGAAGGTGCAGAAGGCCTCGCTCATGCCTTGTCCCCGGGCGGAAACTCGGCGCTCTGACTTCAGAAGCCGGGCTTCATCGATCGAGCAGGAAGGACGCAGACCGGCTCTCACGCCCCCGCCCTGGTGAGCCCCTCGCGCAGATGCTGCGCATCGCTTTCCTGCGCATAATGCAGCGTGCCCAGAAACCTCTTTATCTCGAACTCCGGCGCCAGCGCCCGCACCTTCTCCATATGCGCGCCTGCGGCGATCGCATCGCCGAGCCAGCCGTAGCAGGCGGCGATGAAGGCGTGTTGGGTTTCGTCCATGCTCGAAAGGTGCATGAAGGCCTCGATCGCCTCGCCATATTGACGGGCGGCGAAATAGGCCTTGCCGAGGTGGCTCCAGAAGCGTTCCGGGTGGTGCGGATTGAGGCGCATGGCCTTGCGGATCCACTCCACCCCCTCCTCCGGCCGGCCGAGCCAAGTCAGAAGCTCGCCCTGCTGCACCACCACCAGATCGTAATTGGGGTTGAGAAAGAGCGCCCGCTCCTGGTGATAGCGCGCCGTGGTCAGCGCATTGTTGTTGACGTTGACGGCGGCAAGGATGCGGTGCACGTCGGCATCGTTGTCGTCGAGTGAAAGCGCCTGCTCGAGCTCGGCATTGACCTCGAGCCACGTCGCCTCCTTGTCTTCGCACCAGCCATAGACCCAGGCCTGGCCGAGAATGCAGGCCCGCCAGGCGTGCGCATGGGCATAGCCGGGGTCGAGCGAAACGGCTCGGTCGATCAGCGATTGCGCCTGGGCGTTGTCGGCAACGGTGCTGCGATGGTGCAGCACCTTGGCGGCCAGCGCACATTCGTAAGCCGCCATGTTTGCCGGCTTGGTGCGCGAGAGCTGGTCGCGCTGCGCGGCCTCCAGGCGCCCGGGCACGGTTGCGGCGATCGCCGCCGTCACCTCGTCCTGAATGGCAAAGATGTCGTCGAGCTGCCGGTCGTACTTGTCGGCCCAGATATGGGCGTCATTGACCGCGTCGATGAGCTGGACGGTGACGCGCACCCGCTCGCCGATCTTGCGCACGCTGCCTTCGACCAGATATTGCGCCCCGAGGCTCGCCGCCACCTCGCGCGCGTTTACCGACTGGTTCTTGTAGACGAAGGAGGAATTGCGCGAGATGACGAAGAGCTCGTGCCGGCGCGAAAGCTCGGTGATGATGTCTTCGGTCAGGCCGTCGGCGAAAAACTCCTGGTCCGGATCGCCGCTCATGTTGTCGAAGGGCAGCACGACGATAGTCGGCTTGCAGACGCCCTTTTTCGCGTCGCTCGCCCCCGTCGCGGCCGGAAGGTCCAGGCCCTCGAGAGCGATGCGGTAGAGGCGCACCGGCCGGCTGATGTTCTTCAGCGTCTTTTCTCCGAGATCTTCGATCGGCAATGCCAGCCGGTCGGCCACCTGCGTTGCTACCGCCGCGGTCACGCAGATGCCGCCGACCTCGGCCAGTTGCTCGGCCCGCGCGGCGATGTTGACGCCATCGCCGAAAATGTCGTCGTCCTCGAAGATGATGTCGCCGAGATTGATGCCGGTGCGGAATTCGATCCGCCGGTCCTCCGGCACGTCGGAGTTCCGCCGCTTCATGCGCTGCTGGATCTCGACGGCACATTTGACCGCGTCGGTCACGCTCTGGAATTCCACCAGCAGGCCGTCCCCGGTGGTCTTGATCAGCCGGCCCTTGTTCTTGGCGATCGCGGGATCGATGAGCTCGATGCGGTGGGTTCGAAGCCGCGCAAGCGTGCCCGCTTCGTCGGCCTCCATCAGCCGACTATAGCCGGCCATATCGGCCGCCAGCACTGCGGCGAGTCTTTGCTCCATGGGCTTGCCAAAAACGTTGAAAAGCGGCCCGTTCCGGACTTCCGGACCAAGGAGGTTCCCGGTGCAATACTATCGCACGGTCGGACATTCGCCTATCTAAATTAGCGAGTTCTGCCCCTCTATCGGCACGGCTCCGCAGCGCATCGAAGGCCCGATCGCAAGCGCACCTTGGCCATGGCAAGCTGGCACCAAGCGAGCACCGCAATCTTTCGTTGTAGCCAGTGCGAAAGTGCCTAATCTCTTGTCGTGCGGGGCCCCTCAGTGAGCCTCACCTGATCTGGGGTCGTGCAAGCACGACATGGGAGTACGGCATTGGAGATACCGCGGCACCTGCACATTACGGAAACAGACGGATGGCTCGTGAACCACCGTATCGACTCGGCCTTGCCCGGCTACCTCATGATCAGTTCGAAGACAGACACCAATGACCTGTCTGACTTGCCGGCGAGCGCGCTAAGCGAACTCGGTCCGTTGCTGGCAACCGCCCAAACCGCACTGAAGAAACTTCATGCTCACCGCGTCTACATAGGCCGGTATGGCCACATGCGCGGCTATCCAATCCATTTTCACGTGATCCCCATCTATCATTGGGTCGAGGCGTTATTCTGGGGGGATTCCCGATATCGCTTGCTTCAGAATTTCGCCGACACCCGGGAAGCATCGACGGATGGCGCCGAACTGACGCTGTTTGTCTGGCGCGAATTCTGCGAGCGGCCGGATCCGCCTCTCGCCGAAGGGCCAACGGTGCCTGAAACCGTGGAATTGTTGCGGCACGTCATGCGTCCGCCGGCGCAAACTTGAATCACGACCTCGAATTTCGTCAGCCCGCGCTTGACATTATTTGCCTATGGCAACTATTTATGTGCCAAAGGCAAATTCATAAAGGCGTCACCATGCCTCCGCAGCAAATCGACGACCTCGCCCTGACGGTGCGGCGCTTCAACCGCTTCTATACCCGCCAGATCGGCCTGCTTCACGAGCACCTGCTTGCCAGCGCCTTCTCGCTGACGGAGGTCCGTATTCTCTATGAACTGGCGCACCGGCCGGCGTTGACGGCGACAGATCTCTGCCGTGAACTCGGGCTTGACGCCGGCTATCTCAGCCGCGTCATCGCCGGCTTCGAGAAGAAAGGGCTGGTCGCCAAGACCCGCTCGCCGGCCGATGGCCGGGTTGTCCAGCTTGAACTGACGGAAGCGGGGCGCGAAACGCTTCAGCCCCTGGAGGATGCGTCGCAGCGCGAAGTGATCGCCATGCTGGAAAAGCTTTCCGTGCCGGAACAGCGGCAATTGGTCGGCGCGATGGTAGAGATCGAGAGCCTGCTTGCCGACGAGCGGACACCGGGCTTTGTCCTGCGTGATCCGCAGCCGGGCGACATGGGCTGGGTGATCCACCGCCAGGGTGCGCTCTATGCCGAGGAATACGGCTGGACCACCGAGTTCGAGGCGCTGGTCGCCGAGATCGTGGTCAAATACATGCGCGAATACGACCCGG encodes:
- a CDS encoding bifunctional helix-turn-helix transcriptional regulator/GNAT family N-acetyltransferase, translating into MPPQQIDDLALTVRRFNRFYTRQIGLLHEHLLASAFSLTEVRILYELAHRPALTATDLCRELGLDAGYLSRVIAGFEKKGLVAKTRSPADGRVVQLELTEAGRETLQPLEDASQREVIAMLEKLSVPEQRQLVGAMVEIESLLADERTPGFVLRDPQPGDMGWVIHRQGALYAEEYGWTTEFEALVAEIVVKYMREYDPASDRCWIAEKDGKVVGSVFLVRHDETTAKLRLLYVEPSARGLGIGRRLVEECMRHARLLGYTRMILWTNAGLDAARHIYEKAGFALVEEEQHYSFGKDLTGQTFARDL